Proteins encoded together in one Chitinophaga varians window:
- a CDS encoding endonuclease/exonuclease/phosphatase family protein, with translation MKFVCSLLIISVLTSAYLPQLSPGSFWLSGFAALVFPVIFLICLLTWPFWLLWRKHRRYFIYISIAMLLCIRPALNTWALHFSPKENLTKETGSKDFTLMTYNCSSMGLQAYKVNQQLRSAIFRQVTDASPDILCLQEFYTNDKPEMSHNIDTLKLIGRYPYHYFTHDQLFWETWHWGIVLFSRYPIAAASAIPCDSLARGSGRSFLQADLVIHGDTVRVFSVQFTSYMLTRDDLRGRRIFSLGRKMKATFRRRASQAKQLAVLVAASPYPVIVAGDFNDTPASYSYRHAAAGLQDAFLATGLGWGRTLSYLSPTLRIDYLLPDRHFSIKGCRVLKIPQSEHFPVISCLSLKKH, from the coding sequence TTGTTTGCTCGCTGTTAATTATCTCTGTTCTCACCAGCGCTTATTTACCCCAACTCAGCCCCGGTAGCTTCTGGCTCTCCGGCTTTGCCGCCCTGGTATTTCCTGTTATTTTCCTGATTTGCCTGTTGACATGGCCGTTCTGGTTGCTGTGGCGCAAGCATAGGAGATATTTTATTTACATCAGTATAGCGATGTTGCTTTGTATCCGCCCTGCTTTAAACACCTGGGCGCTTCATTTTTCCCCGAAGGAAAATCTCACCAAAGAAACCGGCAGCAAAGATTTTACGCTCATGACCTACAACTGCAGCAGTATGGGCTTACAGGCGTATAAAGTCAACCAGCAACTCCGGTCAGCTATTTTTCGGCAGGTAACGGATGCGTCGCCGGATATTCTCTGCCTGCAGGAGTTTTACACCAATGACAAGCCGGAAATGTCGCATAATATCGATACCCTGAAGCTGATCGGGCGATATCCCTATCACTATTTCACGCATGACCAGTTATTCTGGGAAACCTGGCATTGGGGTATCGTACTTTTCTCCCGTTATCCTATTGCAGCCGCCAGCGCCATTCCATGCGACAGCCTGGCCCGGGGCAGCGGGCGCAGTTTCCTTCAGGCGGACCTGGTGATTCATGGTGATACCGTGAGGGTTTTCAGCGTACAGTTCACTTCGTATATGCTTACCCGTGACGACCTGCGGGGCAGGCGAATATTCAGCCTTGGCCGTAAAATGAAGGCCACTTTCCGGCGTCGTGCATCGCAGGCGAAACAGCTTGCCGTGCTGGTGGCCGCCAGTCCCTACCCTGTCATAGTAGCAGGCGACTTTAACGACACGCCAGCCTCCTACAGCTACCGCCACGCCGCAGCAGGATTACAGGACGCTTTTCTGGCAACAGGACTCGGCTGGGGCAGGACTCTTTCCTATTTGTCGCCTACCCTGCGGATCGACTATCTCCTGCCCGACAGGCATTTCAGCATCAAGGGATGCAGGGTGCTGAAAATACCGCAGTCAGAGCATTTCCCGGTTATATCCTGTCTGTCGTTGAAAAAACATTAA